The window TCCTCGATGCTCCCGCCGGTGTCCACAACGAAATCCGCCCGGGCGCGCTTCTCCGCATCCGGCAACTGCCGCGCGAGGAGCTGTTCGAGCTTCTGGGCCGACATGCCCGGCCGCTCCAGCAGCCGCGCGCGCTGGATCTCCGCCGGCGCGCTCAGCACGATGACGGCGTCCATCAGGCGGTTCAATTCGGTCTCGAACAGCAACGGGATTTCCAGCACCGCGACGGGCGCGCCGCGTTTGGCCTCGCCGCGCAGAAACGACCGCTCCGCCTCGCGCACCATCGGATGCACGATCGCCTCCAGCTCGCGCAGCCGCGCAGGATAGGCAATCAGCGCCGCGGAGAGCTTGCCGCGATCAACGCCCGTAGCCGACGTCGTTCCCGGAAACGCGCGCTCGATACGCTCCACTGCTTTTCCACCGGCATAGAGACGATGCACTTCCGCGTCGGCGTCGAACACCGGCAACCCGCGGGCACGCAAATGTGCAGCCGCTGTGGATTTTCCCATGCCGATCGAGCCGGTAAGCCCGACGACAATCATGTTCTGCCCTCGATATCGGCGACAAGCACGGCGCGCAACTTGTCGGTGACCTGTGGACGCACGCCGAACCACTTCTCGAAGCCGGGCACGGCTTGATGAAGCAGCATCCCCAGGCCGTCCACCGTGCGCAAGCCTTGCGCGCGCGCCTGCGCCAAGAACTCCGTTTCAAGCGGCACGTAGACGATGTCGGCGACGACGCAGTCCTGGTTGAAGCCGCCGAAATCCATGCCGAGCGTACCGGCCCCCTTCAAACCGGCGGCGGTCGTATTGACCAGCACGCAAGCATCGCGCGCGCCGTCGCTGCGGTTGGTCCAGTCGAAGGCTTTCACGCGCGGTCCGAACTGCTCGGCGATCGCTTCGGCGCGCGAGCGCGTACGGTTGAACACGCGCACCTCGTCCACGCCGGCGTCGAGGAAGCCATAGACGATCGCCCGCGCCGCGCCGCCGGCGCCGAGCACGCATACCGGCCCGTCGTGCGCGCGCCAGTCGGGCACCGAATGGCTGAGGTAGGTCATAAAACCGTAGGTGTCGGTATTCGCCGCAAACAGCCGGTCGCCTTCCAGCCACAGCGTGTTCGCCGCCTGTACGACGCGGGCGGATTCTTCCGCTTCCTCAGCGATGGCGAACGCCATCTCCTTGTGCGGCACCGTCACGTTGCAGCCGACAAAGCCGCGCTCTTTCAGTCCCCGCAGGAACTCCGCAACCTCTTCGGCCCGCACCGCTTCCTTCGTGTAGCTGCCGTCGATGCCGTACTCCTTCAGCCAATAGCCGTGGATCAGCGGCGAGCGCGAATGCTCGACCGGCCAGCCGATGACGCAAGCGCGGTTCATTGGGTGATCATCCCTCGCGCGCGCAGCTCACCGAGCACAGGCAGCAGCGGCATACCGAGAATGGTGAAGTAGTCGCCTTCGATCCGATCGAACAGCTGCACGCCGAGGCCTTCGAGCTCGTAGGCACCGACCGTCTGGCTGACGCGGTCGCCGGCGCGATTGAGGTAGTCGTCGAGGAACGCGTCGGAGAACTCGCGCATCGTTAGCCGCGCGGTTGCGACGTGCGCCCACGTCACCTTGCCGTTCTCGGTGAACGCAACCGCCGAATGCAGCTCGTGCGTCTTGCCGCGCAGTTTCCGCAACGCCGCGCGCGCCGCGCCGATGCTCGGCGTCTTGCTCAGCAACTCGTCGCCCAGCGCCAGCACCTGGTCGGCGCCGATGACCAACGCGCCCGGCTGCTTGGCGCCGACGTCCTCGGCTTTCGCAGCCGCCAGCACGGCCGCGACCTTCTTCGGATCGACGTGTGGATCCACCTCGTGCATGCGCGCGCGGATCGCCGGCTCGTCGACGTCGGCGGCCTGCACCGTGAAGGGCACACCGGCCGCCGCCAGCATCTCCCGTCGCGCTCGGCTGCCCGACGCCAGCACGATATCCTTCGCGCTAGCCCTCGCCGGCATCGTGCACCTCTTCCATTCCCGCCTGCCGGTCGTGCATCAGCTTCAAGATCTGCGCGGCCGATTCTTCCACCGAGCGCCGCGTCACGTCGATAACCGGCCAGCCGTTCTGGGCGCAGATCTTGCGCGAATAGGCAAGCTCCGCGGCGATGCGGTCGCGATCGACGTAATCGCCGAGATTGCGGTCGGCCAGCATCATTGCCCGGTGCCGGCGCACCTCCGCCAGCCGATCGGGGCTGGCGACGAGGCAAACGACGAACGCCCGGTGCGGCTTGGTCAATTTCTCCGGCAGCGGGATCGTCGGCACGAGCGGCAGGTTGGCCGTCTTGTAGCCGCGCTGGGCGAGATAGATGCTGGTCGGAGTTTTCGACGTGCGCGAGATGCCCAGCACGATGATATCGGCGTCGTTCAGATCCTCGGGCAAGTGCCCGTCGTCGTGCGCCATCGTGAAGTTCAGCGCGTCGATGCGCCTGAAATAGTCGGCGTCGAGAACGTGCTGGCCGGCGACGGTCGGCGTCCGCGGCGCGCCGAGATATCCTTCCAGCACCTGCATAATGGGCGCCAGCACGGCGAGGCACGGCATCTTCAACTCGGTGCAGCGCCGCTCAAGCTCCTCCGACAGCTCCTTGTTGGTGATGGTGTAGAGCACGATGCCGGGCGCCTGCTCGATCTCCTGCAGCACGCGTTTCAGTTGTCGGGGAGTTCTCACCAGGGGATGCACATGCTCGATCGGCCGCACGAGCGCGTATTGGACCGATGCCGCCTTGGCAATCGTCGTCAAAGTCTCGCCGGTGGAGTCCGAGACGAGATGCAGGTGGAAGAAGCTCGGCAGGCCGCTTGTCATGCGTTTCGTGATTCCAGCGGGATAGGGTGTTGACAACTGCCTGGGTTATTAAGAGCGCCGCTGCAACGCGGGGCCGTTCGACCCGAGCCACGTACGCTGTCCACGAAACTGCACACGCTGAGCCGCTTTTGCATAGCCGAACCTGGAGTTTGCCGCCGCCGGAGGGATCGGTGCGCTCCGCGATGCTATTCCATAGGCTCTCAACAGTCGAAGCCTTCGGGTTGCAGCCGCACAGCCCGTGCTAGTCCATTGATCGGCGACGCCTTCGCCGGGCCTAGTGGTCTGCCGCCCGCGCGTACCACTACATCGGCCGTCTCGCCGCGACCCCTGTGCGCGGCCGTGGGATTAGGGTAGGACAACCGGCAATCCCCACAACCCACGGCCCTAATAGTAAGAGCAATAAAAGTCTAAGAATCTTAGATTGGTTTAGTAGCACATGCGTTCCCCGGCCGAACCCGCACCCAAGCCTTCAGCGCAGTTGACGCTCGTCAGCGTGCTCGAGGGTCAGGCAGTCTGGCCGCCGCCGATGTGGCTGATGCGCCAGGCGGGCCGCTATCTGCCCGAGTACCGCGAGGTGCGCGCGTCGGTCGGCGGCTTCCTCGAGCTGTGCTACACGTCGAAGCTCGCTGCCGAGGTGACGCTGCAGCCGATCCGCCGTTACGGCTTTGACGCGGCGATCCTGTTCTCCGACATCCTCGTCGTCCCGGATGCGCTGGGCCAGGGCGTCCGCTTCGTCGAAGGCGAAGGCCCGCGCCTCGACCCGATCGGCTCGGCTACCGAACTCGCGTGCCTCAACCCCGGCGCAACGGACGGCAAGTTTGCCCGCGTGTACGAAACCGTGCAGCGGCTGCGCCAAGACCTGCCGCGCGAAACGGCGCTGATCGGGTTTTGCGGCGCACCGTGGACGGTTGCGACCTACATGGTCGGTGGCCAGGGCTCATCGGATCAGGCGGCGGCGCGCGAACTCGCCTACCGCGACCCCGTGACATTTGCCGCGCTGATCGACACGGTGACGGACGCCTCGATCGACTACCTCGACGGCCAGGTGCGCGCCGGCGCCGACGCCCTGCAGATCTTCGACAGTTGGGCAGGCAACCTCCCCGATGGGGAATTCGACACCTGGGTGGTGGCGCCGACCCGTAGAATCGCCGCAGAGCTGAAGCGTCGGCACCCGGACACGCCGATCATCGGGTTTCCGCGCGGGGCGGGGACCAACGCAGGGCGCTACGTCAAGGCAACGGGGGTCGAGGGACTGGGATGCGATACGGCGATGCCATTGCAGCATATGCGCGATCTCGCCGACCGCGAGGGTGTTGCCGCGCAAGGCAATCTCGACCCACTATTGCTCGCCGCCGGCGGCCCGAAACTCGACGCCCGGGTGCGTGAGACACTCGCCGCCATGCGCGGCGCGCCCTACATCTTCAACCTCGGTCACGGCATCGTGCCGCATACCCCACCGGAGAATGTTGCCCGCCTGGTCGAGCTCGTACGCGAGGGCATCTGACCGATGCTGTGGCTCAAGGCCTTCCACATCATGGCCGTCGTCGCCTGGTTCGCCGGACTGTTCTACCTGCCGCGACTTTTCGTCTATCACGCGGACGCCCCCGTCGGGTCGCAGCTCTCCGAGACCTTCAAGAAGATGGAGCACCGGCTCCTGACGGCGATCATGACGCCGGCGATGGCCCTGGTCTGGATCAGCGGCCTGACGCTCGCCTGGTGGACCGGCTACTACACGGACCATTGGTTGCAGGCGAAATTCGCGCTGGTCTTCCTGCTCTCGGGCTACCAGGGAGCGCTCAGCCGCTGGACGAAGGACTTCGCGGCCGACCGAAACACACGTTCCGCGAAATTCTATCGGGTGGCCAACGAGGTCCCGACCATTTTCCTCATCGCGATCGTTCTTCTCGTCGTTCTCAAGCCCTTCTAAGCAAATTATTGTCGGAGCCGCTTTTCTCTGGCTTTTCCATCTGCTATACGTAATTCGAATTCCGCATCGACTCGGGGCCGCTCAGGCCTGTGAGTTGGTCGCCGGCGCTCCACCTCAAGGGGCACGGCAGACCGCCCGTGGCATTGGCCACGAATACCCCATCCCCCACCTTTCTCGCCGCGGCACCCTCTCTTCCCGCCTCAAACGCCGTGGCCCCCCGGAGCGTTCTATGACTGAAATGAAGCTCGAAGACCTGAAGCTCAAGTCTCCCACGGAGATGCTGAGCTTTGCGGAAGAGAACGGCGTCGAGAACGCCAGCACCATGCGCAAGCAGGAGCTGATGTTCGCGACGCTGAAGCAGCTCGCCGCCAAGGAAATCGAAATCACCGGCACGGGCGTCGTCGAGGTGCTGCAGGACGGCTTCGGCTTCCTCCGCTCGCCTGACGCCAACTATTTGCCCGGCCCCGACGACATCTACGTTTCGCCCTCCCAGATCCGCCGCTTTGCCCTGCGCACCGGCGATACGGTCGAGGGCCAGATTCGCGGCCCCAAGGACGGCGAGCGCTACTTCGCCCTCCTCAAGGTCAGCAAGATCAACTTCGAAGACCCCGAGGCGACGAAGCACAAGATCAACTTCGACAACCTGACGCCGCTCTATCCTACCAAGTGGCTGAAGCTCGAGACCGAGGATCCGA of the Hyphomicrobium album genome contains:
- the coaE gene encoding dephospho-CoA kinase (Dephospho-CoA kinase (CoaE) performs the final step in coenzyme A biosynthesis.) translates to MIVVGLTGSIGMGKSTAAAHLRARGLPVFDADAEVHRLYAGGKAVERIERAFPGTTSATGVDRGKLSAALIAYPARLRELEAIVHPMVREAERSFLRGEAKRGAPVAVLEIPLLFETELNRLMDAVIVLSAPAEIQRARLLERPGMSAQKLEQLLARQLPDAEKRARADFVVDTGGSIEETRAKLDGIVTQLQSWSSQAYARHWA
- a CDS encoding shikimate dehydrogenase, which gives rise to MNRACVIGWPVEHSRSPLIHGYWLKEYGIDGSYTKEAVRAEEVAEFLRGLKERGFVGCNVTVPHKEMAFAIAEEAEESARVVQAANTLWLEGDRLFAANTDTYGFMTYLSHSVPDWRAHDGPVCVLGAGGAARAIVYGFLDAGVDEVRVFNRTRSRAEAIAEQFGPRVKAFDWTNRSDGARDACVLVNTTAAGLKGAGTLGMDFGGFNQDCVVADIVYVPLETEFLAQARAQGLRTVDGLGMLLHQAVPGFEKWFGVRPQVTDKLRAVLVADIEGRT
- a CDS encoding Maf family protein, producing the protein MPARASAKDIVLASGSRARREMLAAAGVPFTVQAADVDEPAIRARMHEVDPHVDPKKVAAVLAAAKAEDVGAKQPGALVIGADQVLALGDELLSKTPSIGAARAALRKLRGKTHELHSAVAFTENGKVTWAHVATARLTMREFSDAFLDDYLNRAGDRVSQTVGAYELEGLGVQLFDRIEGDYFTILGMPLLPVLGELRARGMITQ
- a CDS encoding pyruvate, water dikinase regulatory protein, coding for MTSGLPSFFHLHLVSDSTGETLTTIAKAASVQYALVRPIEHVHPLVRTPRQLKRVLQEIEQAPGIVLYTITNKELSEELERRCTELKMPCLAVLAPIMQVLEGYLGAPRTPTVAGQHVLDADYFRRIDALNFTMAHDDGHLPEDLNDADIIVLGISRTSKTPTSIYLAQRGYKTANLPLVPTIPLPEKLTKPHRAFVVCLVASPDRLAEVRRHRAMMLADRNLGDYVDRDRIAAELAYSRKICAQNGWPVIDVTRRSVEESAAQILKLMHDRQAGMEEVHDAGEG
- the hemE gene encoding uroporphyrinogen decarboxylase — translated: MRSPAEPAPKPSAQLTLVSVLEGQAVWPPPMWLMRQAGRYLPEYREVRASVGGFLELCYTSKLAAEVTLQPIRRYGFDAAILFSDILVVPDALGQGVRFVEGEGPRLDPIGSATELACLNPGATDGKFARVYETVQRLRQDLPRETALIGFCGAPWTVATYMVGGQGSSDQAAARELAYRDPVTFAALIDTVTDASIDYLDGQVRAGADALQIFDSWAGNLPDGEFDTWVVAPTRRIAAELKRRHPDTPIIGFPRGAGTNAGRYVKATGVEGLGCDTAMPLQHMRDLADREGVAAQGNLDPLLLAAGGPKLDARVRETLAAMRGAPYIFNLGHGIVPHTPPENVARLVELVREGI
- the hemJ gene encoding protoporphyrinogen oxidase HemJ, whose protein sequence is MLWLKAFHIMAVVAWFAGLFYLPRLFVYHADAPVGSQLSETFKKMEHRLLTAIMTPAMALVWISGLTLAWWTGYYTDHWLQAKFALVFLLSGYQGALSRWTKDFAADRNTRSAKFYRVANEVPTIFLIAIVLLVVLKPF